The following is a genomic window from Bacillus sp. V2I10.
TAACTCTTACAATTAGAGGCAATCCATGGGGAATTACATCAGCTTTTGCTCTTTGGGGAGGGAAGACGTTAATGGCAACCGGCATTGACGTTTCAACTTGGGGTTATTTTACAGGTGCAAACGGTGAGGCACTTACTAAAACGGTATTGGCTGATTCGACAAGTGTCATGAACTTTGGCATTATTCTTGGAGCCTTTATTTCAGCTGCAGCACAAGGAACCTTCAAACCGGGAAAAATTAAACCGGGCGTAGCAGGAGCCTCTATTATTGGAGGACTTTTAATGGGGTATGGTGCCCGTCTTGCATTTGGCTGCAACATCGGTGCTTATTTTGGCGGGATTGCCTCATTCAGTCTCCATGGCTGGGTTTGGATGATCATGGCGATGCTTGGTACTTTTCTTGCTCTATTTATTCGTCCGCTGTTTGGTCTGAAAAATCCTAAATCTACAGACTCAATTTGCTGAGAACCCTCTTATGAGGGTTTTTTTTATTAGTTCAAAAGGACTAAATGTTGAAAAAATAAGACAGATTCATTTACGAAACCGCTTTCTTCAACTACTATACAAATGAAAGTAACATTAAGGGAGGAATCGAAATGACATACAGAGCAAGTTCAGAAAGATATCAATCTATGAAGTACAATCGGTGCGGAAATTCAGGTTTGCTGCTTCCGGCTATTTCCCTTGGGTTATGGCACAATTTCGGCGGAGTAGATTCGTTTGAAAATGGCCGCGCTATGCTTCGCCGCGCATTTGATCTCGGGATTACTCATTTTGATCTTGCAAACAATTACGGACCTCCGCCTGGATCTGCAGAAGAAATGTTTGGACAAGTTCTGAAAACGGATTTTGCACCATACCGGGATGAATTAATCATTTCCTCAAAAGCAGGATATCACATGTGGGAAGGCCCATATGGTGAATGGGGTTCAAAAAAATATTTGATTGCTAGCTTAGATCAAAGCTTAAAACGAATGGGTCTGGACTATGTAGATATTTTCTATTCCCACCGTCCTGATCCAAATACACCTCTTGAAGAAACAATGGGGGCGTTAGATCAAATCGTGCGTCAGGGAAAAGCTTTATACGTTGGAATTTCAAGCTACACGGCTGAGCAAACGGAAGAAGCAGTAAAAATTTTAAACCGTCTCGGCACACCGCTGCTCATCCATCAGCCAAGTTATTCGATGCTGAACCGGTG
Proteins encoded in this region:
- the mgrA gene encoding L-glyceraldehyde 3-phosphate reductase; the protein is MTYRASSERYQSMKYNRCGNSGLLLPAISLGLWHNFGGVDSFENGRAMLRRAFDLGITHFDLANNYGPPPGSAEEMFGQVLKTDFAPYRDELIISSKAGYHMWEGPYGEWGSKKYLIASLDQSLKRMGLDYVDIFYSHRPDPNTPLEETMGALDQIVRQGKALYVGISSYTAEQTEEAVKILNRLGTPLLIHQPSYSMLNRWIENGLQDVLQENRIGSIAFCPLEQGLLTSKYLSGVPADSRAAKTTGALNEDRVTEEMVHKIKKLNEIAADRGQNLAQMALSWVLRKGRVTSALIGASRVSQIEENVAALNHLEFTAAELDRIEDILADK